A stretch of the Oncorhynchus clarkii lewisi isolate Uvic-CL-2024 chromosome 9, UVic_Ocla_1.0, whole genome shotgun sequence genome encodes the following:
- the LOC139417341 gene encoding thyrotropin-releasing hormone receptor-like, which translates to MENTNDTSQDVINFTQNEVLINMPQNSMEVQVITIVLALLICGVGIAGNIMVVLVVLRTKHMMTPTNCYLVSLAVADLVVLLAAGLPNISEVVDSWIYGYAGCLCITYLQYLGINVSSCSITAFTIERYIAICHSIKAQFICTVSRAKKIISFVWIFTSLYCMMWLFLVDTNETVYADGVLVSCGYRVSRNLYMPIYFLDLSLFYVLPLIVAVVLYGLIARILFMSPLPTNLNSNSEGSIHQGHSSSTVKVLGKTNKGAVTSRKQVTKMLAVVVIIFSLLWMPYRTLVVVNSFMDPPYLNTWFLLFCRLCIYTNSAINPIIYNLMSQKFRASFKKLCKGKGLDPEKVTKYNVPVYYSVMKDSSRESPEQTEQEDVSSYGDTGGKRINFTDKCGNTGTMFSVA; encoded by the exons ATGGAGAATACTAATGACACCTCTCAAGATGTCATCAATTTCACACAGAATGAAGTTCTGATTAATATGCCACAGAACTCCATGGAAGTACAAGTTATAACAATTGTTCTCGCACTTCTAATATGCGGAGTTGGGATAGCGGGGAATATAATGGTGGTGTTGGTTGTGCTGCGCACCAAACACATGATGACCCCTACTAACTGTTATCTTGTCAGTCTGGCTGTTGCGGACCTTGTGGTCCTTCTAGCGGCAGGTTTACCTAATATTTCAGAAGTAGTCGACTCTTGGATATACGGCTACGCTGGGTGCCTTTGCATCACATACCTGCAATACCTGGGTATCAATGTATCATCCTGCTCCATCACAGCCTTCACCATTGAGCGCTACATTGCTATCTGCCACTCCATCAAGGCGCAATTTATTTGCACTGTGTCTCGGGCGAAGAAGATCATTTCTTTTGTGTGGATTTTCACCTCGCTTTACTGCATGATGTGGTTGTTTTTAGTGGACACGAACGAAACCGTCTACGCCGATGGGGTGTTGGTCAGCTGTGGCTACCGTGTCTCAAGAAACCTCTACATGCCAATTTACTTTCTAGACTTATCTTTGTTTTATGTCCTCCCTCTGATTGTGGCTGTTGTGCTGTACGGTCTCATCGCAAGGATTTTATTCATGAGCCCCTTGCCAACCAATCTCAACAGCAATAGTGAAGGTTCTATACACCAGGGACACTCCAGCAGCACAGTCAAGGTGTTGGGCAAAACAAACAAGGGTGCAGTGACGTCAAGAAAACAG GTTACTAAGATGCTTGCAGTGGTGGTGATTATTTTCTCCCTGCTCTGGATGCCATACCGGACGCTCGTGGTGGTAAATTCTTTCATGGACCCACCCTACCTAAACACATGGTTCCTGCTCTTCTGCCGCTTATGCATCTACACCAACAGTGCCATCAACCCTATCATTTACAACCTGATGTCTCAGAAGTTCCGTGCCTCCTTCAAAAAGCTTTGCAAGGGCAAAGGACTAGACCCAGAGAAGGTTACCAAGTACAATGTGCCAGTGTATTACAGTGTCATGAAGGACTCTTCCCGTGAGAGCCCTGAGCAGACAGAGCAGGAGGATGTCAGCAGCTATGGGGACACTGGTGGTAAGAGGATCAACTTCACAGATAAGTGTGGGAACACCGGCACTATGTTCAGCGTTGCCTGA